In Podospora pseudoanserina strain CBS 124.78 chromosome 5, whole genome shotgun sequence, a single window of DNA contains:
- a CDS encoding hypothetical protein (EggNog:ENOG503NZWC; COG:Q): MAANEVYQYSLISALMDGVASNGIPISDVLRHGDHGLGTFKNMVGEMIVLDGEVYQMKADGSVVHVDPEETITPFATVTRFDPTTTVKAMLKDGKKDLQALLDELHPEATNHFLAIRLDGTFERIEFRTAGGQCRPREGMVDVCSRQTTHMFEGERGTVIGFRCPGYVMGINVAGDHLHFISEDRERGGHILGFKTEGEIEVGVAVMSNFRLELPKGDREFDEAKLVKDEEGIKAVEG, encoded by the coding sequence ATGGCAGCCAACGAAGTCTACCAATACTCCCTGATATCCGCCCTCATGGACGGCGTAGCCTCCAACGGCATCCCCATATCCGACGTTTTGCGCCATGGCGACCACGGTCTCGGCACCTTTAAGAACATGGTTGGCGAGATGATTGTCCTCGACGGGGAGGTGTACCAGATGAAGGCCGACGGTTCGGTGGTACATGTCGACCCGGAAGAAACCATCACACCCTTTGCAACGGTCACCAGATTcgaccccaccaccactgtcAAGGCTATGTTGAAAGATGGCAAGAAAGATCTTCAGGCGTTACTAGATGAGCTCCATCCAGAGGCAACGAACCATTTCCTCGCGATTAGGCTGGATGGGACGTTTGAGAGGATAGAGTTCAGGACTGCGGGCGGGCAGTGCAGGCCGAgagaggggatggtggatgttTGCTCGAGGCAGACGACACATatgtttgagggggagagggggacggTGATTGGGTTTAGGTGCCCAGGGTATGTCATGGGGATTAATGTTGCGGGGGATCATTTGCATTTTATCAGTGAGGAtcgggagaggggagggcaTATATTGGGGTTTAAGACCGAGGGGGAGATCGAGGTTGGCGTGGCGGTCATGTCGAACTTCCGCCTGGAACTGCCAAAGGGGGATAGAGAGTTTGATGAGGCGAAGTTGGtgaaggacgaggaggggatTAAGGCTGTCGAAGGGTGA